Part of the Antechinus flavipes isolate AdamAnt ecotype Samford, QLD, Australia chromosome 2, AdamAnt_v2, whole genome shotgun sequence genome is shown below.
CGAGGGTGGAGcggagcgtgtgtgtgtgtgtgtgtgtgtgtgtgtgtgtgtgtgtgtgtgtgtctcctttcTAAGTTGGAGTCTTCGTTGTCTGTTTGAAGACCACCAGGTAGGCCGCTGGCAGGCGAtttagggaagagaaagagaagaaatgggcATTCTCTGAGTCAGTCAGGAAACGTTATTGAAGTTCTGGTTCCCGCCCAGAGCCGAGCCAGATCCCGGGCGCAAACTGTCCTCGAAGGGGAAGCTGCGATACAGTGAAACGGCATCGGCGGAGGCCGCCGGGGCTGCCCGCAGGGCCCGCGGGGCGGAGCCGCCGCTAACGCCCTTTGTCCCCCCAGCAGAGCCGGGCTCGGGCCGCCAGCCGTCGCTGCGGCCGCACGTGCACAAGCAGACGGAGAAGACGACCCGGGTGCGGACGGTTCTGAACGAGAAGCAGCTGCACACGCTGCGGACCTGCTACGCCGCCAACCCGCGGCCCGACGCGCTCATGAAGGAGCAGCTGGTGGAGATGACGGGCCTCAGCCCCAGGGTCATCCGCGTCTGGTTCCAGAACAAACGCTGCAAAGACAAGAAGAAGTCCATCCTCATGAagcagctgcagcagcagcagcacagcGACAAGACGGTGCGTGGGGCGGCCGGGGCCGGGCGGGGGGCGTGGGGACACGCGCACGCACACTGGCTGCCCCGTGCCACACTTGGAGCCGCGCACTCTGTGCGTCTCTAAAGCGCCATCCTTACCGTTCCTGCGCTTTAAAGAGGAGGGGAGTATTTCAATTAAGCCTTGGACGGCCCAGATGGCTGGGGGGCGTGCGCGCGCGTGTGTCCCTTTCGCAGTGGGGCTGACACTGCTTGCCTACGAACTCCGAGGCAGGGGAGCGGCCTGGAGGCCCGGCCGGGACTGGCTGGGGCCGGGGAGGCTGCAGgacatttccctctttcctccatcGCGGCCTTCGCCTTTTCCTCGGCGGAGCCCCGTTGGAAGCTTTGCCTCAGCCTCTTGCAGCTCCGAGTCCGGGCCGGCTCCTCTTGGGGAAGAGGCTGGGGGCTGAGGGAGGTGGCCTGCCGGGGAAGCCTTGGGGGGAGGAGCCGCGTGGCCAGGCTGCTGTCTGGATCTCAGAGCCCTCCAGGCCCCTCCGAGTCCGGGCTGGGATTAGGGGATATCGGCcactttgggggagggggggttctCTGCAAGGTTCTGAGCGCCTGGGAACCCGGGCACGGCCTTCAGGGTGGGGTAAGTGAAATGGGTGAGTGGGGAAAGCCATTCAGGCCGGCGGCCCTAATGCATCTTTTCTGGGTGCTGATCCCCTCAGAGCCTGCAGGGCCTCACCGGGACCCCTCTGGTGGCCGGCAGCCCCATCCGACATGAGAGCGCAGTGCAGGGCAGTGCCGTGGAGGTCCAGACTTATCAGCCCCCCTGGAAAGCACTCAGCGAGTTTGCCCTACAAAGTGACCTAGACCAGCCAGCCTTCCAGCAACTGGTGAGGACCCTGGCCCCAGCTTCAGCTTCCCTCATGCCCTTGCAGCCTCTTCTCTCCCCGCAGCCTCGGCTCCACCAGGACTAGTCGGAGACTCTAGTCCATGGCAggatgtggggaaggaggggtgCCCCATGATCCCCTCCTGTCTCAGTGGACCTCAAGCTGAACTGGAAGGGGGATGTCCGGCCTCTCCTCCCCCACGGAAGGGTGAAGGGTCAGAACTCTGGGAAGCAGGTGATAGGTGTGGGGGTGGTAGGTGAAGGCCTAGActagccctccctccctcccatctccaCTCCAGCTGCTAAATGCTGCTTAGCTTGGGATTGAAAGGCCCTTTTGGGCCACGGGACCCAACCTCCCCCTGCTGAGGGCACTGGCCAGAGGGATTAACCTAGAGGGAGAAGATGGCTCTAAAAGGGGGAGGGACTTTGCTTCCCAAGTCCCTCTTCTTGCTGTCAGCCCCTCGGTGGACTCCATTAATTTTAAGTCATTTGATTGTAGCTCCACGTGGCAGAGTGAGTGGGGTGTGGGCAGGGAGGAGGTCTGGCAAGCGATggtccctcactccctccctcttgCTTTCCATCCCAGGTGTCCTTCTCTGAGTCAGGCTCCCTGGGGAACTCCTCTGGCAGCGACGTGACCTCCTTATCCTCCCAGCTCCCGGACACTCCGAACAGCATGGTGCCCAGCCCGGTGGAGACGTGAGGAGCCTGGGGCCTGCGGGCCCCCTGTCCCGTGGATCTAGCATGCTCCCTGCATGAGACTCACCCATGCTCAGGCCATTCCAGCTCTCTGAAAACCCTCTCtccttttaattattattgttatttaaagcaaagagagagaaagcgagagagagacgCGAGAGATACTGTCTTGACTGCCAAAAGCACCAGGATGTGACCTTCCTTCTGCAGACCGGAGAACCCCTTCTCTGCTGGGCTTATTTTTGCAAAACCCAAATTGAGGATTTACTAGGATTaggccttccccctcccctctcctcccccagtACACCATGTAATCCGGCTTTCTGACTCTCCCCATCCCAACTCACCTGGTGACTTAGAAAGAAAATCGATTTCCAGCCAGAAGCTGGGGAAGGCtgacctctccctttctccctctgacCCACTCAGGGCTTTGGGGTCAACTTGGCTTCA
Proteins encoded:
- the ISL2 gene encoding insulin gene enhancer protein ISL-2, with product MVDILFNYPFLGAMGDHSKKKPGIAMCVGCGTQIHDQYILKVSPDLEWHAACLKCAECSQYLDETCTCFVRNGKTYCKRDYIRLFGIKCAKCKVGFSSSDLVMRARENVYHIECFRCSVCSRQLLPGDEFSLREHELLCRADHSLLLDRASAESPRSPGHLASSRSLHLSEPGSGRQPSLRPHVHKQTEKTTRVRTVLNEKQLHTLRTCYAANPRPDALMKEQLVEMTGLSPRVIRVWFQNKRCKDKKKSILMKQLQQQQHSDKTSLQGLTGTPLVAGSPIRHESAVQGSAVEVQTYQPPWKALSEFALQSDLDQPAFQQLVSFSESGSLGNSSGSDVTSLSSQLPDTPNSMVPSPVET